GCCAGCCCTCGCCCCTGGTGGCACACTTCACCGACGCGCGCGACTCCAACGGTTTCCACGTGGTGACGAAAGGGCGCGTGACGGCCACCCTGCGCTACGCGGACGGCACGGAGGAGCGCTTCGTCGCCGAGAAGCTGCTGCGCGACGGCATCTTCAAGCCGGAGGTGCGGCCCACGAAGGCGGGAGAGGGCACGCTCACCCTGCGGCTCGAGGGCGAGCAGGTGTCGGGCACCGTGGACGTGGGAAAGGTGGTGGTGTACCCCACCGCCGCCGCGGCCGTGGCCGCCGCACCTCCCGAGGAGGGGGGCGAGGCCACGGTGGGTTTCCTCAAGGAGCAGCAGTGGAAGACGCAGTACGCGACGGCACCGGCCGAGCCGCGTGTCCTCCAAGGTGGGGTGCGCGCCAATGGTGAGCTGAAGCCCGTGGCGGGCCAGTCCGCGGAGCTGTCCGCCCCGGTGGCCGGACGCCTCTCCGTGGGGGACAAGGTGGTGCACCTGGGGCAGCGCGTCCGCAAGGGCGAGGTGCTCGTGCGGCTGCTACCCACCAGCTCGGCGAGCGGCACGGACCTGGCTTCCGTGGAGATGGAGGCGGCTCGGGCCCGGGCGGAGCTGGGCCTCGCGGAACGGGAGGTGAAACGCGCCGAGGAGATGTTCGCGGGCAAGGCCATCCCCGAGAAGCAGCTCGATGCGGCCCGGGTGGCGCATGAGGTGGCGGCGGCGCGGGTAGTGGCCACCGAGCGCCAGCTCGCGCTCTACCGCAGCACCCAGAGTGGGTCGGCGGTGGGCCCTGGCGGCGCGGCCTTCGAGCTGCGCTCCCCGGTGGACGGAGTGGTGTCCTTCGCGGATGTCATCCCCGGGGCGGTGGTCGAGGCGGGGAGGCTCCTCGTTTCAGTGGTCAACCCCGAGCGGCTGTGGCTGGAGGCCCGCGTGTTCGAAGCGGACGCGCCCAAGGTGGAGCGCTCGTCCGGGGCTTCCTTCTCCGTGGCGGGTTTCGAGCACGAGTTCTCCGTGGACGAGAAGACGGGGCGCCGGGTCGCGGTGGGCTCGGTGGTGGACAGGGCCACGCGCACGGTGCCGATCATCTTCGAGCT
This genomic interval from Cystobacter ferrugineus contains the following:
- a CDS encoding efflux RND transporter periplasmic adaptor subunit; this encodes MSRSLLLVLSLACMLACKRAPSDHGHEHGAGRGHEHGAASTSEPERPDESVTVYQEGLELFMEYPAFVVGQPSPLVAHFTDARDSNGFHVVTKGRVTATLRYADGTEERFVAEKLLRDGIFKPEVRPTKAGEGTLTLRLEGEQVSGTVDVGKVVVYPTAAAAVAAAPPEEGGEATVGFLKEQQWKTQYATAPAEPRVLQGGVRANGELKPVAGQSAELSAPVAGRLSVGDKVVHLGQRVRKGEVLVRLLPTSSASGTDLASVEMEAARARAELGLAEREVKRAEEMFAGKAIPEKQLDAARVAHEVAAARVVATERQLALYRSTQSGSAVGPGGAAFELRSPVDGVVSFADVIPGAVVEAGRLLVSVVNPERLWLEARVFEADAPKVERSSGASFSVAGFEHEFSVDEKTGRRVAVGSVVDRATRTVPIIFELPNPDGVLKPGMFAKVTLYTGQTVRGVAIPESALVDDNGKPTVYVMEGGESFFKRAVRVGVRSGGYVQVLEGVKEGERVVSRGAYEIKLSTATGAIPEHGHQH